The following proteins come from a genomic window of Galactobacillus timonensis:
- a CDS encoding ATP-binding protein translates to MGKLIGESGGRVLQRTSRRLLQLQFTVKATNLKSEFETDGEKNMSYIERAISDVLKSRVKSSKCTLVVGARQVGKSTLLKHEFSEYNWTSFDDSLTRLQARDEPKLFFLNNPCPLIIDEVQKEGAILEEIKQVVDNSQKRGQFILTGSAKLELMKGISESLAGRVSICELGGLSMREIYRVPFFRHFVPTEKYISEREKELKPYQDIWEIIHKGSYPELYDVDRDWQDFYSSYVSTYLERDIHELISADSITFTKFLTAVAARTGEILNYANIASEVGVTEPTIKRWVSVLERTGIVYILQPYSASALNRAIKTPKIYFRDTGLACYLTKWLTADALKNSAVAGSMFETFVVSEILKSYSNEGLDYHFQIYYYRGKDKRDTGENEIDLIIEENGVLYPVEIKMTGNPKASMGSANTILDKIPEKKRGTGVVLCMIERKTYLRDNLIALPVEYI, encoded by the coding sequence ATGGGAAAGCTGATCGGTGAGTCTGGTGGACGTGTTCTACAGAGAACAAGCAGGAGATTGTTGCAGTTGCAATTCACAGTAAAAGCGACTAATCTAAAATCGGAATTTGAAACAGACGGAGAAAAAAATATGTCATATATAGAAAGAGCAATTTCTGATGTTCTCAAGTCCAGGGTAAAAAGCAGTAAATGCACTTTAGTAGTTGGTGCCAGACAAGTGGGAAAATCTACGCTCCTAAAGCATGAATTTTCTGAATACAACTGGACCAGCTTTGATGATTCGCTGACCCGTCTGCAGGCAAGAGATGAGCCGAAGCTTTTCTTCCTTAATAATCCTTGTCCTCTCATCATTGATGAAGTGCAGAAAGAAGGGGCAATCCTCGAGGAAATCAAGCAGGTCGTAGATAATTCACAGAAAAGGGGGCAGTTCATCCTTACTGGTTCGGCCAAGCTTGAATTAATGAAAGGCATCAGCGAATCATTGGCGGGAAGAGTCTCAATCTGCGAGCTGGGCGGGTTGTCTATGCGGGAAATATACCGTGTTCCTTTTTTCAGGCATTTTGTCCCGACAGAGAAGTATATCAGTGAACGTGAGAAGGAATTGAAGCCTTATCAAGACATCTGGGAGATTATTCATAAAGGATCATATCCTGAACTGTATGATGTTGATCGTGACTGGCAGGATTTCTATTCTTCCTATGTTTCCACCTATCTTGAGAGGGATATCCATGAGCTGATTTCTGCTGACAGTATTACATTTACAAAATTTTTGACTGCTGTGGCGGCAAGAACCGGGGAAATTCTGAATTATGCCAATATTGCATCTGAAGTCGGCGTAACTGAGCCGACAATCAAAAGATGGGTTTCCGTACTGGAGAGGACTGGGATTGTATATATTCTTCAACCTTATAGTGCAAGCGCACTGAACAGAGCAATCAAAACTCCCAAGATCTATTTCCGGGATACTGGACTGGCCTGCTATCTTACAAAATGGCTCACAGCGGATGCCTTAAAGAATTCGGCTGTCGCCGGCAGTATGTTTGAAACATTTGTTGTTTCAGAGATTTTAAAATCTTATTCAAATGAGGGCCTCGATTATCATTTCCAGATTTATTACTACCGGGGAAAAGACAAGAGAGACACCGGGGAAAATGAAATTGATCTGATCATTGAAGAAAACGGTGTGTTATACCCGGTCGAAATAAAGATGACCGGTAATCCCAAAGCCTCCATGGGATCAGCCAATACAATTCTGGACAAGATACCAGAAAAAAAGAGAGGCACGGGCGTGGTTCTCTGCATGATTGAGCGGAAGACATATCTTAGGGATAACCTTATTGCACTTCCCGTAGAATATATTTAG
- a CDS encoding glucuronate isomerase, translated as MQPCFHRDATDSRSFLSYACHDYYRRILCNLVGTWVEDGEYPQDEKRLKKIIQDICYNNAMAYFGF; from the coding sequence ATGCAGCCCTGTTTTCATAGGGATGCTACGGATTCGCGCAGCTTTCTCTCCTATGCGTGTCATGATTATTATCGCCGTATTTTGTGCAATCTTGTCGGTACCTGGGTGGAAGACGGTGAGTATCCGCAGGATGAGAAGCGTCTGAAAAAGATCATTCAGGACATCTGCTATAACAATGCCATGGCCTACTTCGGTTTTTGA
- a CDS encoding prephenate dehydratase, translating to MAVRVGYQGNHGTFSEIAVLEYFKDAAKELCGCPDFPTILERCASGDLDYGVLPVENTTTGLIARSYDLFKLYPVHAVGEIVVPIREDCIGLAGADLSQVVEVYSHPEALSQCQSFFRSHPKMKAIAAQDTAAAVEAVKKSGDPKKAALASKQAGAYYGMMTLAASVQDSNTNMTRFLVVTSHDEEAGDADKISIMLTVDHTPGSLYHALGILAYNDINILKLESRPIPDEPFHYSFYIDFAGNLKDPVVQTALSKLREHSLDLRIFGAYKAFRGSF from the coding sequence ATGGCGGTGAGAGTCGGCTATCAGGGGAATCACGGGACGTTCAGTGAGATTGCGGTCCTTGAGTATTTCAAGGATGCCGCGAAGGAGCTGTGCGGGTGTCCCGACTTTCCGACGATTCTGGAACGCTGTGCTTCGGGGGATCTGGATTACGGTGTGCTGCCGGTAGAGAATACGACGACGGGTCTGATTGCGCGTTCCTATGATCTCTTCAAGCTGTATCCGGTCCATGCGGTGGGTGAGATTGTTGTCCCGATCCGGGAGGACTGCATCGGTCTTGCGGGAGCGGATCTTTCGCAGGTGGTGGAAGTGTATTCCCATCCTGAGGCGCTGTCGCAATGCCAGTCCTTTTTCCGATCACATCCGAAGATGAAGGCAATTGCGGCCCAGGATACGGCGGCGGCCGTGGAGGCGGTGAAGAAGTCGGGCGATCCGAAGAAGGCGGCGCTGGCATCGAAGCAGGCAGGTGCCTACTACGGGATGATGACGCTGGCCGCCTCGGTGCAGGACAGCAATACGAACATGACACGGTTTCTCGTTGTGACTTCACATGATGAGGAGGCAGGGGACGCAGATAAGATCTCCATCATGTTGACGGTGGACCATACGCCGGGTTCGCTCTATCATGCGCTTGGAATTCTTGCCTACAATGACATTAACATTCTGAAGCTGGAGAGCCGGCCGATTCCCGATGAGCCGTTTCATTATTCGTTCTATATTGACTTTGCGGGCAATCTGAAGGATCCGGTGGTGCAGACGGCGCTGTCCAAGCTGAGGGAGCACAGTCTTGATCTGCGGATCTTCGGTGCCTATAAGGCCTTCAGGGGATCTTTTTGA
- the aroB gene encoding 3-dehydroquinate synthase — protein MEMDVAVSDGSYRITLEHGLLAKVSDYVPQGKRVFVISDDGVPAKWRDILQAQFPDQPLYVIPHGEDSKCFDQLQKVLAAMLEAHLSRKDLVIALGGGVVGDLSGFAASIYMRGIEWINVPTTMLAMVDSSIGGKTAIDFNSVKNSVGAFWQPKAVLIDPDVLSTLSPRLLSEGCAEAIKTGLIRDPELFESFEQDDWQTHLDTIIERSLAVKKAVVEADERESGERKLLNFGHTFGHAYESLSDGALLHGEAVSIGMMTILENEEIKRRLKKVLDRLNLPCEYEADPSAVYERIRNDKKASHDSISIVQVPEIGKGTIETWTMAQVKEKLGI, from the coding sequence ATGGAAATGGATGTAGCGGTGTCGGATGGCAGCTACAGGATTACGCTGGAACATGGTCTGCTGGCAAAGGTGTCGGACTATGTTCCTCAAGGGAAGCGGGTGTTTGTGATCAGTGATGACGGTGTTCCTGCAAAGTGGCGCGATATTCTGCAGGCGCAGTTTCCGGATCAGCCGTTGTATGTAATTCCGCATGGTGAAGATTCAAAGTGCTTCGATCAGCTTCAGAAGGTGCTTGCTGCGATGCTGGAAGCGCATCTATCCCGGAAAGATCTGGTGATTGCACTGGGCGGCGGGGTTGTCGGAGACCTCTCCGGTTTTGCGGCATCCATCTATATGCGCGGCATCGAGTGGATCAACGTTCCCACTACGATGCTGGCGATGGTCGATTCTTCGATCGGCGGAAAGACGGCAATTGACTTCAACAGTGTCAAGAACAGTGTCGGCGCCTTCTGGCAGCCGAAGGCGGTGCTGATCGATCCCGATGTTCTTTCGACATTGAGTCCGCGTCTTCTTTCGGAAGGCTGTGCGGAGGCGATCAAGACGGGATTGATCCGTGATCCGGAGCTCTTTGAAAGCTTTGAACAGGATGACTGGCAGACTCATCTCGATACGATCATTGAACGTTCCCTTGCGGTCAAGAAGGCAGTGGTTGAGGCGGATGAGAGGGAGAGCGGTGAGAGGAAGCTGCTCAACTTCGGGCATACCTTCGGACACGCCTATGAGAGTCTGAGCGACGGTGCACTCCTGCATGGAGAGGCTGTAAGTATCGGTATGATGACGATCCTTGAAAATGAAGAAATCAAGAGAAGGCTGAAGAAGGTTCTGGACCGGCTCAACCTTCCGTGTGAATATGAAGCGGATCCATCCGCAGTCTATGAGCGGATTCGCAACGATAAGAAGGCGTCGCATGACAGTATCTCAATCGTCCAGGTACCAGAGATTGGCAAAGGAACGATTGAGACATGGACGATGGCGCAGGTAAAGGAGAAGCTTGGTATATGA
- the aroC gene encoding chorismate synthase — translation MKNTIGHEITLTLFGESHGAAIGAVLDGLPSGFRIDREKLAQAMDKRRAVGTISTGRHEADAVEFLSGIKDDVTEGTPVAILIRNTNMRSTDYQNIADTPRPGHADYAAEKRYLGYQDRAGGGHFSGRLTAPMVAAGAILAQMLEQRGIVIGTHIASLHGVRDDAWDESSLEKQIAMINEASFPVLNQQKGEQMIREIELARQQLDSVGGVLETRVIGMEAGIGEPEFESVESRLAEAMFSIPAVKGVSFGEGFGFADMTGSQANDAFEIKDGRIDTVTNHNGGINGGITNGMPIRMSVVIKPTPSIAQPQHTVKLSTKENVTIEIHGRHDPAIIHRARAVVDAMTAFTLADMLASAHSRQWLKGE, via the coding sequence ATGAAGAATACGATCGGCCATGAAATTACGCTGACGCTGTTTGGAGAGTCGCACGGGGCAGCGATCGGTGCGGTGCTTGACGGCCTTCCTTCCGGTTTCCGGATTGATCGCGAAAAGCTGGCGCAAGCGATGGATAAGAGGCGCGCTGTTGGAACAATATCGACCGGACGTCATGAGGCGGATGCGGTTGAGTTTCTCAGCGGCATCAAGGATGATGTGACGGAAGGTACGCCGGTTGCCATCCTGATCCGCAACACCAATATGCGCAGTACCGATTATCAGAATATTGCCGATACGCCGCGGCCGGGACATGCGGACTACGCGGCTGAGAAACGGTACCTTGGCTATCAGGACAGGGCAGGCGGCGGCCACTTCTCCGGACGGCTTACGGCACCGATGGTGGCGGCAGGAGCGATCCTGGCACAGATGCTGGAACAGCGCGGCATCGTCATCGGTACGCACATTGCCAGCCTGCATGGTGTCAGGGATGATGCCTGGGATGAGAGCAGTCTTGAAAAGCAGATTGCAATGATAAATGAAGCTTCCTTCCCCGTCCTGAACCAACAGAAGGGGGAACAGATGATCCGGGAAATTGAACTGGCGCGCCAGCAGCTTGATTCCGTTGGCGGCGTACTTGAGACGCGCGTCATCGGTATGGAGGCAGGCATTGGGGAACCGGAGTTTGAATCTGTCGAGTCAAGGCTTGCGGAAGCGATGTTCTCGATTCCGGCGGTGAAGGGGGTGTCGTTTGGCGAAGGCTTCGGCTTTGCGGACATGACGGGAAGTCAGGCCAACGATGCCTTTGAGATCAAGGATGGCAGAATTGACACAGTAACGAATCATAACGGTGGCATTAACGGCGGTATTACCAACGGCATGCCGATCAGGATGTCGGTTGTCATCAAGCCGACGCCTTCGATTGCACAGCCCCAGCATACGGTCAAACTCAGTACGAAGGAGAACGTTACGATTGAAATTCACGGCCGCCATGATCCGGCGATCATTCACCGGGCAAGGGCGGTTGTCGATGCTATGACGGCATTCACGCTCGCTGACATGCTCGCAAGTGCGCATAGCCGCCAGTGGCTGAAGGGAGAATGA